In Deltaproteobacteria bacterium, the genomic window CCCGCGGCGCATGCCGGCGGCAAAAGAGCAAGTTTTACAGACCAAAGCTAATAGGCTTCTAGTCTCTAAGACTTGCTCTCAACTGCTATGTGCGTTCTAGCGCGTGGAAATCTAAAATTCGAAAAGGAGTTTCAATAAAAAAAAAGAAATGGCAATTAACCTCAATAAAACCCAAATAGCGTTCTCTCATCTCTACTGCGTGCATTAAAAAAATCGCAAGCAACAGAGATGAAATCCCCTTCCTCTACTCGTTTTTGTGATAACTGAAAGAACTTTTTTGCTATGGAGCATCAGTTTGGCTAGTTGCCACAATTGGGCCAATCAACACTGGCGCTCGACAAGCTAGACGAAGGCTTTTATGCAATAAGCCCCATCGGCTGCAAAAGAGTGCGTAGCATACCAAAAGGGGTCATAAAATACTAGATGGCTCCAAGTGGTAAAGTAAGCATGAAACCGTAGATCCCCCTGGACGCGCTTGATCTTTTGCGGCTATTTATAGCAAGTGCGTAAACACTTGCCAATAAACAACAAATACCGTTTCCAAAAAGTAAAACATTTAACGGACTGTTTGGAAAAGGTATGCCATTGCGGATAGGCACAACAACACCTACGGCAGTATACTAAATGCCTCAAACTCACCCGTATAATCTTCGTAGCTCACATCAACCGATAGCACTTTAGCTCGTGCTGGCCCTATTCCGACTAACCTAACTGCCTCCCTTACCGATGTCTCGTCACCCTCAAATACTGCCTCAACATTGCCATTAGATAGATTCTTTACCCAACCTTTAAGCCCCATACCTTCGGCGCTTTGGATAGTAAACGCACGAAAACAAACTCCTTGCACACGACCGCTGACAATCACATGCGCTCTAGTCTTGCTCACGATGTTTCCCTCTTGCGAAATCTATCAATGCTCACCTTGTCATTAAGCGGGAAGCGAAGCGTGCGCGTAATGCCTTCAACGTCTAGGGCGTAGCCGATTGCAATAGCGATAGGTATAGACATATACTTGGGAATATCGAGCATTTTTTTTAGTCTGTACTCGTCAAACCTTTCCATCGGATTAGTGTCTAAGCCGTAAGCTCGAGCCGCTATCATAAACGTAGCCGCCGCTAACATCGTTTGACAACGCGCATGCCACTGAGCCTCTTCGAAAGAATTTAGCACATTTGCCATTGGCTGCTTCAGACGCTTAAGGGGAACTACTATCCGCTTATATAAACCATATAATCCCAAAGGACCGGTTCTATACAACCTACTCACCATGCGACGATTAAACGCCACCTTTTCGGGCGTAAACACTTTAGCCTCGCTGCTCATTTTTAGCAGCCGATCGTATGGCAGCCTCCATGCCTTTGGATCCGCTACAAACACCACCGTAGCAGGAGCCTCAGTAACTTGATGCTGCCCCAATGTTACATATTCCAGCACGCTCTTTAAATTCGCATCTCTAATCACCACAAAATGCCACGGCTGAAGGTTATAACTACTAGGAGCGCGATTCGCCAGATCCAGTAGTTCGTACAGCACTTTATCTTCCACATCTCTCTGCGAAAAACGCCTTACAGT contains:
- a CDS encoding nitroreductase family protein; translated protein: MAGMTQLGSKTAIDAILDRRTVRRFSQRDVEDKVLYELLDLANRAPSSYNLQPWHFVVIRDANLKSVLEYVTLGQHQVTEAPATVVFVADPKAWRLPYDRLLKMSSEAKVFTPEKVAFNRRMVSRLYRTGPLGLYGLYKRIVVPLKRLKQPMANVLNSFEEAQWHARCQTMLAAATFMIAARAYGLDTNPMERFDEYRLKKMLDIPKYMSIPIAIAIGYALDVEGITRTLRFPLNDKVSIDRFRKRETS
- a CDS encoding acylphosphatase; the encoded protein is MSKTRAHVIVSGRVQGVCFRAFTIQSAEGMGLKGWVKNLSNGNVEAVFEGDETSVREAVRLVGIGPARAKVLSVDVSYEDYTGEFEAFSILP